The Candidatus Aminicenantes bacterium genome includes a region encoding these proteins:
- a CDS encoding CoA pyrophosphatase has protein sequence MTPSRWPSLTDLRAALAGPRPGLAAQLEMAPRPRAGDKTWEEAEGDSLKAGVLILLYPKGGEAHIVFIRRPDTAPHHKDQIAFPGGQLEAGEDFFQAALREAHEEVGVPPAAVAVAGRLTPLYVPPSNFCIYPVVGLAAAAPAFVPSEAEVAELLEVPLTHLLDPATGREETWHLERGAVRVPFYAFGRHAIWGATAMILAEFLAVARQAGF, from the coding sequence ATGACCCCGTCCCGATGGCCCTCCCTGACCGATCTGCGCGCCGCCCTGGCCGGGCCGCGGCCCGGCCTGGCCGCCCAGCTCGAAATGGCACCGCGGCCGCGGGCAGGCGACAAGACCTGGGAGGAAGCGGAAGGCGACAGCCTGAAGGCGGGCGTGCTGATCCTGCTCTATCCCAAGGGCGGGGAGGCCCATATCGTCTTCATCCGCCGCCCGGACACCGCGCCCCACCATAAAGACCAGATCGCCTTCCCCGGCGGCCAGCTCGAAGCGGGTGAAGACTTCTTCCAGGCCGCCCTGCGCGAAGCCCACGAGGAGGTGGGCGTCCCGCCGGCCGCCGTGGCAGTGGCCGGCCGCCTGACGCCCCTCTACGTGCCGCCCAGCAATTTCTGCATCTATCCGGTCGTCGGCCTGGCGGCCGCCGCTCCGGCCTTCGTCCCGTCCGAAGCCGAAGTGGCCGAGCTCCTGGAAGTGCCGCTGACCCATCTCCTCGATCCGGCGACGGGGCGTGAAGAGACTTGGCATCTCGAGCGGGGGGCCGTCCGAGTCCCTTTCTACGCTTTCGGCCGCCACGCCATCTGGGGGGCCACGGCCATGATCCTGGCCGAGTTCCTGGCCGTCGCCCGGCAAGCCGGTTTCTGA
- a CDS encoding pyridoxal phosphate-dependent aminotransferase family protein: protein MDLFEKCRGFYTSAEVAQKYGYPTNPMTAIEMGIYPYFIPIEHAEGTEVFIEGKRFLMIGSNNYLGLTNHPYVKEAAIKAIEKYGTSCTGSRFLNGTLQMHIELERRLAKLIGQEASLVFSTGFQTNLGSIAAIMDTDDIIIADKEVHASIVDGIRMAKVLKKVHLRLFKHSDPADLEAILKASPDNVGRLVIVDGVFSMAGDIAPLDKIAPLCRKYGARLMVDDAHAIGVLGGGRGTAHHFGHPEWPDLVMGTFSKSLASLGGVIAGTKEAVHWIQHFARPFMFSASLPPANVATVLACLDIMEREPERIERVNKIGARVRRELKGMGYDIGPSQTPIIPIVIGDEMKTLMAWKTLYEAGIYTNVALPPSVPPGYALLRTSYMATHTDAQVDRILETFKQVKSLI, encoded by the coding sequence ATGGATCTCTTCGAAAAATGCCGCGGATTCTACACTTCCGCCGAAGTGGCTCAGAAATATGGCTATCCGACCAACCCCATGACGGCCATCGAGATGGGAATCTACCCCTATTTCATCCCCATCGAGCACGCCGAGGGCACGGAAGTCTTTATCGAAGGCAAGCGCTTCCTGATGATCGGCTCCAACAACTACCTGGGGCTGACCAACCATCCCTATGTCAAAGAGGCCGCCATCAAGGCCATCGAGAAATACGGCACTTCCTGCACGGGCTCCCGCTTCCTCAACGGCACCCTGCAGATGCACATCGAGCTCGAACGCCGGCTGGCCAAGCTCATCGGCCAGGAGGCCTCCCTCGTCTTCAGCACCGGGTTCCAGACCAACCTGGGCTCGATCGCAGCCATCATGGACACGGACGACATCATCATCGCCGACAAGGAGGTCCACGCCTCCATCGTCGACGGCATCCGGATGGCCAAGGTCCTTAAGAAGGTCCACCTGCGGCTGTTCAAGCACAGCGACCCGGCCGACCTGGAAGCCATCCTCAAAGCCAGCCCCGACAACGTCGGCCGGTTGGTCATCGTCGACGGTGTCTTCAGCATGGCCGGCGACATCGCTCCGCTGGACAAGATCGCCCCGCTCTGCCGGAAATACGGCGCCCGGCTGATGGTCGACGACGCCCACGCCATCGGCGTCCTGGGCGGCGGCCGCGGCACAGCCCACCACTTCGGCCACCCCGAATGGCCCGACCTGGTCATGGGCACGTTCAGCAAATCCCTCGCCTCCCTCGGCGGCGTCATCGCCGGGACCAAGGAAGCCGTCCACTGGATTCAGCACTTCGCCCGGCCGTTCATGTTCAGCGCCAGCCTTCCCCCCGCCAACGTGGCCACCGTTCTGGCCTGCCTGGACATCATGGAGCGGGAGCCCGAACGCATCGAGCGGGTCAACAAGATCGGCGCGCGCGTGCGCCGCGAGCTCAAGGGGATGGGTTACGACATCGGCCCCAGCCAGACCCCGATCATCCCCATCGTCATCGGCGACGAGATGAAGACCCTGATGGCCTGGAAGACCCTCTACGAGGCCGGCATCTACACCAACGTGGCCCTGCCGCCATCCGTTCCCCCGGGCTACGCGCTACTGCGGACAAGCTACATGGCCACCCATACCGACGCTCAGGTTGACCGGATCCTGGAGACCTTCAAGCAGGTCAAGAGCCTGATATAA
- a CDS encoding zinc-dependent alcohol dehydrogenase family protein — translation MKAMAIVRLGPVDGRSDPLAATDRPAPEPREGEALLRVTACGVCHTELDEIEGRTPPPRLPVIPGHQVVGRVAGRGRGVTSLKEGDRVGVGWIHSACGRCPACLSGRENLCPDFRATGRDADGGYAEFMTAPAAFVVPVPAALPDLEAAPLLCAGAVGWRALRLAGLADGQTLGLTGFGASGHLVLKAARFRWPGLRVHVFARSAEERAFARELGAAWTGDTEDAPPEPLDAIIDTTPAWKPVLAALRALAPGGRLIVNAIRKEDGDKDAWRSLDYPTHLWMEKSLQSVANVTRRDMAEFLALAAEAGLRPDIEVYPFAKANEALRDLKARRLRGAKVLKI, via the coding sequence ATGAAAGCGATGGCCATCGTCCGGCTCGGCCCGGTGGACGGCCGCTCCGATCCGCTCGCGGCGACCGACCGGCCGGCGCCGGAGCCTCGGGAGGGGGAAGCCCTTCTTCGCGTAACCGCCTGCGGCGTCTGCCACACCGAGCTCGACGAGATCGAGGGACGCACGCCTCCGCCCCGCCTCCCGGTCATCCCCGGCCACCAGGTCGTCGGACGCGTGGCCGGACGGGGGCGCGGTGTCACCTCGCTTAAAGAAGGCGACCGGGTCGGCGTGGGTTGGATTCATTCGGCCTGCGGCCGCTGCCCCGCCTGCCTGTCCGGCCGGGAGAACCTCTGCCCCGACTTCCGGGCCACGGGCCGCGACGCGGACGGCGGCTATGCCGAATTCATGACCGCGCCCGCGGCGTTCGTCGTGCCCGTGCCGGCGGCTCTGCCCGACCTCGAGGCGGCGCCGCTTCTCTGCGCCGGCGCCGTGGGATGGCGGGCGCTTCGGCTGGCCGGGCTCGCCGACGGGCAAACGCTGGGCCTGACGGGATTCGGAGCCTCGGGCCATCTCGTCCTCAAAGCCGCGCGCTTCCGGTGGCCGGGCCTGCGCGTGCATGTCTTCGCCCGCTCGGCCGAAGAGAGGGCCTTCGCCCGCGAGCTGGGCGCGGCCTGGACCGGCGACACGGAGGATGCGCCCCCCGAGCCGCTCGACGCGATCATCGACACGACCCCGGCCTGGAAACCGGTCCTGGCTGCGCTGCGGGCCCTGGCCCCCGGGGGCCGGCTGATCGTCAACGCCATCCGGAAGGAAGACGGGGACAAAGACGCCTGGCGCTCGCTCGATTATCCGACCCATCTCTGGATGGAGAAGTCGCTTCAGAGCGTGGCCAACGTGACCCGGCGGGACATGGCCGAGTTCTTGGCTCTGGCGGCCGAGGCCGGCCTGCGGCCGGACATCGAAGTCTATCCCTTCGCCAAGGCCAACGAGGCCCTGCGGGATCTCAAGGCCCGCCGCCTCCGAGGGGCCAAAGTCCTTAAGATTTGA
- a CDS encoding M3 family metallopeptidase — translation MKKVLVLAASLAVLILACGPKETQAPVTTPAVNPFFTEWTAPFGTPPFDQFKPVHYMPAFEKGMADQKAEIAAVSASTEAPTFANTLEALERSGRLLTKVNSVFGLYTNNHTSDEIQKIEQDIAPLLSKHADDIVLDAKLFARIKSVYDARAGLGLRPEQSRLLEKTYKDFVRSGAALDETKKAELRKVNEELTVLGVKFGQNVLKEDNGFTLVVDKAEDLAGLPADVAAAAADAAKAKGLEGKWAFTLHKPSCIPFFQYSAKRDLREKLFRAFTKRGDNGNDADNKIVLSKVAALRVRRANLLGYKTHADYVLEEAMAKTPAGVYGLLDQIWKPALAMAKAEAKELQALLAKDGIAGPLQPWDWWYYADKLKKAKYDLDDEALRPYFELKAVRQGAFDTATKLWGLTFTPRKDIPVYHPDVEVFEVKEADGRHIGILYSDYFPRPSKRGGAWSNALREQSAMDGKRVTPIVYNVGNFTKPTADKPSLITFEEAQTLFHEFGHALHDLLSNVTYESLAGTNVPRDFVELPSQIMENWAGDSEVIKTYAKHYKTGQPIPQELVDKIKKAGQFNQGFITVEYVSACLLDMDWHTLAAPEEKDATTFENASMKKIGMIPQIVVRYRSPYFSHIFADGYSAGYYSYIWSEVLDKDAFEAFKEKGLFDQATAKSYRDNILAKGNTEEPMDLYKAFRGREPKVEPLLKARGLLK, via the coding sequence ATGAAGAAAGTCCTCGTCCTCGCCGCCTCTCTGGCGGTTCTGATCCTGGCCTGCGGGCCGAAGGAGACCCAAGCCCCCGTGACCACTCCCGCCGTCAACCCGTTCTTCACCGAATGGACGGCGCCCTTCGGGACGCCCCCGTTCGATCAGTTCAAGCCCGTTCACTATATGCCCGCCTTCGAGAAGGGCATGGCCGACCAGAAGGCCGAGATCGCCGCCGTCTCCGCGTCGACCGAAGCCCCGACCTTCGCCAACACGCTCGAGGCGCTGGAGCGGAGCGGCCGCCTGCTGACCAAGGTCAACAGCGTCTTCGGGCTCTACACCAACAACCACACCAGCGACGAGATCCAGAAGATCGAGCAGGACATCGCCCCCCTGCTGTCCAAGCACGCCGACGATATCGTCCTGGACGCCAAGCTCTTCGCCCGGATCAAATCCGTCTATGACGCCCGGGCCGGGCTCGGTCTCAGGCCCGAGCAATCGCGGCTGTTGGAGAAGACCTACAAGGACTTCGTCCGAAGCGGCGCCGCCCTGGACGAAACCAAGAAAGCGGAGCTCAGGAAGGTGAACGAGGAGCTGACCGTCCTCGGCGTCAAGTTCGGACAGAACGTCCTCAAGGAGGACAACGGCTTCACCCTGGTCGTCGACAAGGCCGAGGACCTGGCCGGCCTCCCGGCCGACGTGGCCGCCGCCGCGGCCGACGCGGCCAAGGCCAAGGGCTTGGAAGGCAAGTGGGCCTTCACCCTGCACAAGCCCTCCTGCATCCCGTTTTTCCAGTATTCGGCCAAGCGGGACCTTCGCGAGAAGCTCTTCCGGGCCTTCACCAAGCGCGGCGACAACGGTAACGACGCCGACAACAAGATCGTCCTGAGCAAGGTCGCCGCCCTGCGCGTCAGGCGGGCCAACCTGCTCGGCTACAAGACCCACGCCGACTACGTGCTGGAAGAGGCCATGGCCAAGACACCGGCCGGCGTCTACGGCCTGCTCGACCAGATCTGGAAGCCCGCCCTGGCCATGGCCAAGGCCGAGGCCAAGGAGCTGCAGGCCCTGCTGGCCAAGGACGGCATCGCCGGCCCGCTCCAGCCCTGGGACTGGTGGTATTACGCCGATAAGCTGAAAAAGGCCAAGTACGACCTTGACGACGAGGCCCTGCGGCCCTACTTCGAGCTCAAGGCCGTCCGCCAGGGCGCCTTCGACACGGCGACCAAGCTTTGGGGCTTGACCTTCACGCCCCGCAAGGATATTCCGGTCTATCATCCCGACGTCGAGGTCTTCGAGGTCAAGGAAGCCGACGGCCGGCACATCGGGATCCTCTACTCCGACTATTTCCCCCGCCCCTCCAAACGGGGCGGCGCCTGGTCCAACGCCCTGCGCGAGCAGTCGGCGATGGACGGTAAGCGGGTGACGCCCATCGTCTACAACGTCGGCAACTTCACCAAGCCGACGGCCGACAAGCCTTCGCTCATCACCTTCGAGGAAGCCCAGACCCTCTTCCACGAGTTCGGCCACGCCCTGCACGACCTGCTCTCGAACGTGACTTACGAGTCGCTGGCCGGGACCAACGTGCCGCGCGACTTCGTCGAGCTGCCGTCGCAGATCATGGAGAACTGGGCCGGCGATTCCGAGGTCATCAAGACCTATGCCAAGCACTACAAGACCGGCCAGCCCATCCCGCAGGAGCTGGTCGACAAGATCAAGAAGGCCGGGCAGTTCAACCAAGGCTTCATAACGGTCGAGTATGTCTCGGCCTGCCTGCTGGACATGGACTGGCACACGCTGGCGGCACCCGAGGAGAAGGACGCGACGACCTTCGAGAACGCCTCGATGAAGAAGATCGGGATGATCCCCCAAATCGTGGTCCGTTATCGCAGCCCCTACTTCTCCCACATCTTCGCCGACGGCTATTCGGCCGGCTATTACAGCTACATCTGGTCCGAGGTCCTGGACAAGGACGCCTTCGAAGCCTTCAAGGAGAAGGGCCTGTTCGACCAGGCCACGGCCAAGAGCTACCGCGACAACATCCTGGCCAAGGGCAACACCGAGGAGCCGATGGACCTCTACAAGGCCTTCCGCGGACGCGAGCCCAAGGTCGAGCCTCTGCTCAAGGCCCGCGGCCTATTGAAGTGA
- a CDS encoding PhzF family phenazine biosynthesis protein: MKLRYHQIDAFSDRLFGGNPAGVCPLEAWLPAEIMQKIAMENNQAETAFYVPGPGRHAIRWFTPAVEVDLCGHATLAAAYVIFHVDGFAGPRIEFDSRSGLLTVRRDGERLTLDFPADEIVPVEPPELLVEGLGAPPAEAYKGKTDYMLVYDTAEAVADMRPDFGLVAKVPARGVIVTSPGRDTDFVSRFFGPQVGIDEDPVTGSAHTTLTPYWAKRLRKAELTAAQLSKRGGRLWCKLVGDRVEISGQARAYLRGEIEIL; encoded by the coding sequence ATGAAGCTGCGATACCATCAGATCGACGCCTTCAGCGACCGGCTCTTCGGCGGCAATCCGGCCGGAGTCTGCCCCCTCGAAGCCTGGCTGCCGGCCGAAATCATGCAAAAGATTGCCATGGAGAACAACCAGGCCGAAACCGCCTTCTATGTGCCCGGACCCGGCCGCCACGCCATCCGCTGGTTCACCCCTGCGGTCGAGGTGGACCTTTGCGGCCACGCCACCCTGGCTGCCGCTTATGTCATTTTCCACGTCGACGGGTTCGCCGGCCCGCGGATCGAATTCGATTCCCGGAGCGGCTTGTTGACCGTCCGACGCGACGGCGAACGGCTGACGCTCGACTTCCCGGCCGACGAAATCGTCCCGGTCGAGCCTCCGGAGCTGTTGGTCGAGGGCTTGGGCGCCCCTCCCGCCGAAGCCTATAAAGGCAAGACCGATTATATGCTCGTCTACGACACGGCCGAGGCTGTGGCAGACATGCGGCCGGACTTCGGCCTGGTCGCCAAGGTCCCCGCGCGCGGCGTCATCGTCACCTCGCCCGGCCGCGATACGGATTTCGTTTCCCGCTTTTTCGGTCCCCAGGTCGGGATCGATGAAGACCCGGTGACCGGCTCGGCCCACACGACCCTGACGCCCTACTGGGCCAAGCGGCTTCGGAAGGCCGAGCTCACGGCGGCCCAGCTTTCCAAACGGGGCGGGCGGCTGTGGTGCAAGCTGGTCGGGGACCGGGTCGAAATCTCGGGCCAAGCCCGGGCTTACCTTCGCGGCGAAATCGAGATCCTTTAA
- a CDS encoding RNA polymerase sigma factor, which produces MTEQMMVELAKEGRSDALEQIYLQNRDRIFRLALRYLRSPEDAEDVVQETFIKAFDAISGFDLNLGSGLPAWINQICVHCAIDHLRVRKRRWGRTTSLDAMPQDPPSSNPSPEQVAIGRGIRRRVQDAVGILSPRQRAIFSLRYVDQLDIRQIADQLDCSEGNVRAHLFRSASKLKGLFLSES; this is translated from the coding sequence ATGACCGAGCAGATGATGGTCGAGCTGGCCAAGGAAGGGCGCTCCGACGCCCTCGAGCAGATCTACCTCCAAAACCGCGACCGCATCTTTCGCCTGGCCCTCCGCTACCTGAGATCCCCCGAGGATGCCGAAGACGTCGTCCAGGAAACCTTCATCAAGGCCTTTGACGCCATCTCCGGCTTCGACCTCAACCTGGGCTCGGGCCTCCCGGCCTGGATCAATCAGATTTGCGTCCATTGCGCCATCGATCATCTCAGGGTCCGCAAGCGCCGCTGGGGGCGGACGACGTCCCTGGACGCTATGCCGCAGGATCCCCCATCCTCGAACCCCTCGCCCGAGCAGGTCGCCATCGGCCGCGGCATCCGGCGACGGGTGCAGGATGCGGTCGGCATCCTGTCCCCCCGCCAGCGGGCGATCTTCTCCCTCCGCTACGTCGACCAGCTCGACATCCGGCAGATCGCCGATCAGCTGGACTGCAGCGAAGGCAACGTCCGGGCGCATCTCTTCCGGTCAGCCTCCAAGCTCAAGGGCCTCTTCCTCTCCGAATCCTGA